From the Platichthys flesus chromosome 6, fPlaFle2.1, whole genome shotgun sequence genome, one window contains:
- the cav2 gene encoding caveolin-2 has product MGLEREKSDTSIIMDEDEFNRSIEPILSKKGKVYAAEPDRDPNDVNAYLKVGFEDVVAEPVSTHSFDKVWIGSHAAFELVKFIIYRLLTTLLAVPIAFILGLVFAVHSCIHIWLVMPVIQSCLMLLPSIQIVWRSLTDMFITPLFHSMGKSLSSIQVQTIEN; this is encoded by the exons ATGGGACTGGAGAGGGAGAAATCGGACACTAGTATCATTATGGATGAAGATGAGTTCAACAGATCGATTGAGCCCATTCTGTCGAAGAAGGGGAAAGTGTACGCAGCGGAGCCGGACCGAGATCCAAACGATGTCAACGCGTACTTGAAG GTCGGGTTTGAAGATGTCGTCGCTGAGCCGGTGTCCACGCACAGCTTCGACAAAGTGTGGATCGGAAGCCACGCTGCGTTCGAGCTGGTCAAATTCATCATTTACCGCCTGCTGACCACCCTGCTGGCCGTGCCCATAGCGTTCATCCTCGGGCTGGTGTTCGCGGTGCACAGCTGCATCCACATCTG GTTGGTGATGCCTGTGATCCAGAGCTGCCTGATGCTCCTACCGTCCATCCAGATCGTGTGGAGGAGTCTGACAGACATGTTCATCACACCGCTCTTCCACAGCATGGGCAAGAGCCTGTCCTCCATTCAAGTCCAAACCATCGAGAACTGA